A genomic window from Solanum stenotomum isolate F172 chromosome 10, ASM1918654v1, whole genome shotgun sequence includes:
- the LOC125841437 gene encoding RGG repeats nuclear RNA binding protein A-like, producing MATLNPFDLLDDDAEDPSLLVAAQQLKAPVASAPTKKGPVQPTKPAAKLPSKPVPPSQAVSDARSDGQRGGGRGGPRGGARGRGRGRGFNQDFAADENAFGSNNGSSGRYSAPEDGESGKVSERRGGYGGSRGGFHGGRRGGFNNGDAAEGEGERPRRVFDRRSGTGRGNEYIKREGSGRGNWGTTADDIAPETEVPVIDGEKIVEADKQAGQEDAEDTNKESNAAEREEKEPEEKEMTLEEYEKVMEEKRKALVALKQEERKVNLDKELQSMQLLSNKKNDDEIFIKLGAEKDKKKEAVEKTKKTKSINEFLKPAEGESYYRPGGRGRGRGRGRGNGGGYGGINSVSAPSIEDVGQFPSLAVK from the exons ATGGCTACTTTGAACCCATTCGACCTTTTGGATGATGATGCTGAGGACCCAAGTTTGCTAGTTGCTGCTCAGCAGCTAAAGGCTCCTGTTGCATCTGCACCAACCAAGAAGGGTCCAGTTCAGCCTACTAAACCTGCTGCTAAGTTGCCCTCCAAGCCGGTTCCTCCTTCTCAGGCTG TGAGTGACGCCAGGAGTGACGGCCAGCGAGGAGGAGGTCGTGGGGGTCCACGTGGTGGAGCCCGTGGTCGTGGGCGTGGACGTGGGTTCAACCAAGATTTTGCTGCTGATGAGAATGCTTTTGGGAGCAATAATGGATCCTCTGGGCGGTACAGTGCTCCAGAAGATGGAGAATCAGGAAAGGTTTCTGAAAGGAGAGGTGGATACGGTGGATCACGTGGGGGGTTCCATGGAGGTCGCCGTGGTGGTTTCAATAACGGGGATGCTGCAGAAGGAGAAGGGGAACGCCCAAGGAGAGTGTTTGATCGACGAAGTGGAACTGGCCGTGG GAATGAGTATATTAAACGGGAGGGATCTGGTCGTGGGAATTGGGGAACTACTGCAGATGATATTGCACC GGAGACTGAAGTACCTGTTATTGATGGTGAGAAGATTGTCGAGGCTGATAAACAAGCTGGACAGGAAGATGCTGAAGACACCAATAAGGAATCTAACGCTGCTGAGCGAGAAGAGAAGGAACCTGAGGAGAAG GAGATGACCCTCGAGGAGTATGAGAAGGTAATGGAAGAGAAGAGGAAGGCTTTGGTGGCTCTAAAGCAAGAGGAAAGAAAGGTTAATTTGGACAAAGAACTTCAATCCATGCAACTTCTCTCAAACAAGAAGAATGATGATGAGATCTTCATCAAATTG GGTGCTGAGAAAGATAAGAAAAAGGAGGCAGTGGAAAAAACCAAAAAG ACCAAAAGCATAAACGAGTTTCTGAAGCCTGCTGAGGGAGAAAGTTACTACCGCCCTGGTGGCCGTGGTAGGGGCCGTGGCCGTGGAAGAGGTAATGGCGGTGGATATGGTGGAATCAACAGTGTTTCGGCCCCATCCATTGAAGATGTTGGTCAATTCCCCTCCTTGGCTGTCAAGTAA
- the LOC125841435 gene encoding hydroxycinnamoyltransferase-like: MATNCNGNGAPIFSPKLQVEAIQTVIPMKITDPRFSRRITIPENFDLGNLQRRFHMVLYYNKASETDSGWIIAGWFKESLGSAIVENPIFAGRLRKLEDDFELVSNDSGVRMLEANFPMNMVDFIDLKKKENIENELVYWEDIHETSPQFSPLFLIQVTNFKCGGYSIGISCSLFLADPFAMTSFLKSWSKIHNNLVSQIDSPKLPAFYTPNFTKIGSSPTLSTTSPKTKNQITNTLIFKNPKTPLKMNNNEFLKNLTSKCIGEIEGKIGKNISSNFTILVKENFGSIKMENCSREEIIKEEESGLLSIISTNWNDLGADKVRFIEGNEAIHVSCWIINGENNQDLVMISPTNDEDNSELNIIITISN; encoded by the exons ATGGCAACTAATTGCAATGGAAATGGAGCTCCAATTTTTTCTCCCAAGTTGCAAGTTGAAGCAATTCAAACTGTGATACCAATGAAGATAACCGATCCACGATTCTCGAGGCGAATCACGATACCTGAGAATTTCGACTTAGGTAATTTGCAAAGGCGTTTTCATATGGTTTTGTACTACAACAAAGCGTCAGAGACGGATTCAGGATGGATAATCGCTGGTTGGTTTAAGGAGTCATTGGGAAGTGCAATAGTTGAAAATCCAATATTTGCTGGAAGATTAAGAAAATTAGAGGATGATTTTGAATTAGTTTCAAATGACTCTGGTGTTAGAATGCTTGAAGCTAATTTTCCAATGAATATGGTTGATTTTATTGATCTcaagaagaaggaaaatattgaaaatgaacTTGTTTATTGGGAAGATATTCATGAAACAAGTCCTCAATTTTCTCCCCTTTTCTTAATCCAG GTGACAAATTTCAAGTGTGGAGGATACTCAATTGGAATAAGTTGTAGCTTATTTCTAGCTGACCCTTTTGCTATGACAAGTTTTTTAAAATCTTGGTCCAAAATCCACAACAACCTTGTCTCACAAATTGACTCACCAAAACTACCAGCATTTTACACACCAAATTTCACAAAAATTGGCTCTTCACCAACTCTATCTACTACAagtccaaaaacaaaaaatcaaatcaCAAATACTCTAATTTTCAAGAATCCCAAAACCCCTTTGAAAATGAACAACAATGAATTCCTcaagaatcttacatcaaaatgTATTGGAGAAATAGAGGGAAAAATTGGTAAAAATATATCTTCAAATTTCACTATTTTAGTGAAAGAGAATTTTGGAAGTATTAAGATGGAAAATTGTTCAAGAGAGGAGATAATTAAGGAGGAGGAAAGTGGATTATTATCTATAATTTCAACAAATTGGAATGATTTGGGAGCTGATAAAGTAAGATTTATTGAAGGAAATGAGGCTATTCATGTTTCATGTTGGATTATTAACGGAGAAAATAATCAAGATCTTGTGATGATTAGTCCAACTAATGATGAAGACAACTCTGAACTAAACATTATAATTACAATCTCTAATTAG
- the LOC125841444 gene encoding vesicle-associated protein 2-1-like yields the protein MSAGATNQLISVSPPELKFQFELDKQSYCDLKVTNSTDQCVAFKVKTTSPKKYFVRPNTGIIQPWDSGFIRVTLQAQKEYPADMQCKDKFLLQSAIVNNDTDELPPDTFNKDGGRTVEECKLRVVYMSSHSSPGPYEDVFRQSSDFTSNQALQRIKDERDAAVQQTQQLIQDLEMMKRRRSRNDPGFSLRFAIAVGVIGLMVGFLLKLLSSPSVE from the exons ATGAGTGCTGGTGCTACCAACCAGTTGATATCTGTTAGTCCTCCGGAGCTCAAATTCCAAT TTGAGTTGGACAAACAAAGCTACTGTGATCTTAAAGTCACAAACAGCACAGATCAATGTGTTGCTTTTAAG GTGAAAACTACTTCTCCAAAGAAGTACTTTGTCCGACCAAACACTGGTATTATACAGCCTTGGGATTCAGGTTTCATTCGAG TCACTCTTCAAGCTCAAAAGGAGTACCCAGCAGATATGCAATGCAAGGACAAATTCCTCCTACAGAGCGCAATTGTGAATAATGATACTGATGAACTTCCTCCAGATact TTTAATAAGGATGGTGGAAGAACTGTAGAAGAGTGCAAGCTTAGGGTTGTTTACATGTCTTCTCATTCCTCTCCTGGACCTTATGAAGATGTATTTCGACAAAGTTCTGATTTCACTTCA AATCAAGCGTTGCAGCGTATCAAAGATGAAAGGGATGCAGCTGTCCAACAAACACAACAGCTGATCCAGGATCTG GAAATGATGAAGAGACGAAGAAGTCGGAATGATCCAGGCTTCTCTCTGAGGTTTGCAATTGCTGTGGGAGTCATTGGCC
- the LOC125841436 gene encoding RGG repeats nuclear RNA binding protein A-like translates to MATLNPFDLLDDDAEDPSLLIAAQQLKAPVASAPAKKGPVQPTKPAAKLPSKPVPPSQAVREARSDGQRGGGRGGPRGGARGRGRGRGFNQDFAADENAFGSNNGFSGRYNAPENGESGKVSERRGGYGGSRGGFYGGRRGGFNNGDAAEGEVERPRKVFDRRSGTGRGNEYIKREGSGRGNWGTTADDIAPETEVPVIDGEKIVEAEKQAGQEDAGDNNKDSTAAEPEEKEPEEKEMTLEEYEKVMEEKRKALVALKQEERKVNLDKELQSMQLLSNKKNDDEIFIKLGAEKDKKKEAVEKAKKTQNINEFLKPAEGENYYRSGGRGRGRGRGRGNGGGYVGNNSVSAPSIEDVGQFPSLAAK, encoded by the exons ATGGCTACTTTGAACCCATTCGACCTTTTGGATGATGATGCTGAAGACCCAAGTTTGCTAATTGCTGCTCAGCAGCTAAAGGCTCCTGTTGCATCTGCACCAGCCAAGAAGGGTCCAGTTCAGCCTACTAAGCCTGCTGCTAAGTTGCCCTCCAAGCCGGTTCCTCCTTCTCAGGCTG TGAGGGAAGCCAGGAGTGATGGCCAGAGAGGAGGAGGCCGCGGGGGTCCACGTGGAGGAGCCCGTGGTCGTGGGCGTGGACGTGGGTTTAACCAAGACTTTGCTGCTGATGAGAATGCTTTTGGCAGCAATAATGGGTTCTCTGGGAGGTACAATGCTCCAGAAAATGGAGAATCAGGAAAGGTCTCTGAAAGGAGAGGTGGATACGGTGGATCTCGTGGGGGATTCTATGGAGGTCGCCGTGGTGGTTTCAATAATGGGGATGCTGCAGAAGGAGAAGTTGAACGCCCAAGGAAAGTGTTTGATCGACGAAGTGGCACTGGCCGTGG GAATGAGTATATTAAACGGGAGGGCTCTGGTCGTGGGAATTGGGGAACTACTGCAGATGATATTGCACC GGAGACTGAAGTACCTGTTATTGATGGTGAGAAGATTGTTGAGGCTGAGAAACAAGCTGGACAGGAAGATGCTGGAGATAACAATAAGGATTCTACTGCTGCTGAGCCAGAAGAGAAGGAACCTGAGGAGAAG GAGATGACCCTCGAGGAGTATGAGAAGGTAATGGAGGAGAAGAGGAAGGCTTTGGTGGCTCTAAAGCAGGAGGAAAGAAAGGTTAATTTGGACAAAGAACTTCAATCCATGCAACTTCTCTCAAACAAGAAGAATGATGATGAGATCTTCATCAAATTG GGTGCTGAGAAAGATAAGAAAAAGGAGGCAGTGGAAAAAGCCAAAAAG ACTCAAAACATAAACGAGTTTCTGAAGCCTGCTGAGGGAGAAAATTACTACCGCTCTGGTGGGCGTGGTAGGGGCCGTGGCCGTGGAAGAGGTAATGGCGGTGGATATGTTGGAAACAACAGCGTTTCAGCCCCATCCATTGAAGATGTTGGCCAATTCCCCTCCTTGGCTGCCAAGTAA